A window from Photobacterium atrarenae encodes these proteins:
- a CDS encoding protein kinase domain-containing protein, whose translation MQLAPKRMLYSNEIKNEMSAMGYELSHKIGEGGFGSVYKAEYKKTGQSVAIKFLHLDPKLDEKKRQREIARFERESQFVSKFNHPNIVRLLDKGSITTHSVYSVFEYVEGISLSEYLKSYGALDIEHAHTLMLQVLDALVHAHQYGIIHRDIKPSNIILSQTGAKSHVKLLDFGISTQTFSQRTDDYQTLTLNQETLGTPTYCTPEQLRGELVTFSSDLYMWGLVFLECLTGEPAVSGAGIAEIYYQQLSDVPIPIPQALLSHPLGELLRRVLQKRVSDRVVTAQDVFRQLDKMVVSNLVGAIQPKSGQDKVQHDDQTIALRQDDSDYLPVFKTVSTQKKQITALALRIVARGVDPNSSQADVVETVFNATRNQCVDIARRYGAFHVGNLSDLTLLYFGYPVASDNDARFAARTALEIISLANKQQSHLQHHYGCRFRFHLAIHSDLYWVRNNQVPDGFANHIVSDLSRLARDRSILCSGDSEILLKPFYQLEKSPLVSSENEGCFELKSERVLEAFGFLRGVRNQQHLIGRAHELKQLRAFIDDSTKNVIHIYGEAGIGKTRFIQEFRQLELKRAQLIFQCLPEYQSNALYPVLTLIKHVLLKSAVAPARQLSELMSKGSFIGPANEIKTILLAWLNIECSEKEALSSLDPAIQKSLLFEGLLYLLSQTCPQEVVYIFEDIHWADSITLEFIGFLNAQNITCGSKVITTSRQSLPDILKNNLFSSIVLQQLPLSETSEFIVALFDGVSVSHDVMNVLLSRTDGIPLFIEELVFMLKRHQITHVDQGQVRFVDQERINTIPLTLRESIQNKVDGLNYAKDTLQLAATIGREFDYHLLIEASPLSDLQIQHDLEEMIESQIIIQQRKVDGDSYLFKHALVWEISYDSIHWKTREELHELVAETLMSITPQPDRFASHQIAQHFQNAGQAFKASWWYESAASKASAIYAVDDAIQLYQDALTLCGEYEADPERNELYQRILEGYTANLIRNGQHINAREPLAKLIAMLHQTRDYQMLAETQLALGKTFEVVHHHEQALEYYSAAQQSLSLCEHASIPTPSPWWKTWLELKSAELYVHYWLSNPENMQHILSEVEPVALEIADHRQLAKYYDNVLHLYLRDKRYILGETELDVAKKALYASEQCGDQLIHANALFVLGFCYCHIQESQSAQEYLMAALALAETYQDRVLQTRCCTYLTVAYRLIGNVKRTREFASRSLQLAEETTMDDYVAAALANLSWSSYSENNFQQSIDELDQCLEKWGGLISRYPFPFLWLSHLHAIALCQVDEMFAHKYLHQVPNLAKNLLDESQAKLTPEIDKCLIRLSETEEDCQKIGISDLIDIARTQRFI comes from the coding sequence GTGCAATTAGCACCTAAAAGAATGCTGTATTCCAACGAAATTAAGAACGAAATGTCAGCGATGGGCTATGAGCTTAGCCATAAAATCGGAGAGGGTGGCTTTGGCTCTGTCTATAAAGCGGAATATAAAAAAACAGGTCAAAGTGTCGCAATTAAGTTTCTGCACTTGGACCCAAAGTTGGATGAGAAGAAAAGGCAGCGAGAAATCGCCCGGTTTGAACGGGAGAGCCAATTTGTCAGTAAGTTTAATCATCCGAATATCGTCCGCTTGCTCGATAAAGGGAGCATAACCACACACAGTGTTTATAGCGTTTTTGAATATGTAGAAGGGATCTCGCTCAGCGAGTATCTGAAGTCTTATGGTGCACTGGATATCGAGCACGCACATACATTGATGTTGCAGGTGCTCGATGCGCTGGTTCATGCTCATCAATACGGGATTATTCACCGCGATATTAAACCGTCAAACATCATTCTCTCCCAGACTGGTGCCAAGTCCCATGTGAAGTTGCTCGATTTTGGCATTAGCACGCAGACATTCAGCCAAAGAACAGATGACTATCAAACACTCACATTAAACCAGGAAACATTAGGCACGCCGACTTACTGCACTCCTGAACAATTACGAGGGGAGCTGGTCACCTTCAGCTCTGATCTGTATATGTGGGGCTTGGTCTTCCTGGAGTGCCTGACGGGGGAGCCCGCAGTGAGCGGAGCGGGGATTGCGGAAATCTATTACCAACAACTGAGCGATGTGCCCATCCCGATTCCTCAGGCATTATTATCTCATCCGCTGGGAGAGCTATTACGGCGGGTGTTGCAAAAACGTGTCAGCGATCGGGTGGTTACAGCGCAAGATGTGTTCCGTCAGCTGGACAAGATGGTGGTTAGTAATCTCGTCGGGGCGATACAGCCCAAATCCGGGCAAGACAAGGTGCAGCATGACGATCAAACGATAGCATTACGTCAGGATGATTCCGACTATTTACCGGTTTTTAAAACGGTATCCACTCAAAAGAAACAGATAACGGCATTAGCCCTACGAATTGTGGCCAGGGGAGTTGATCCTAATTCCTCACAGGCTGATGTTGTGGAGACGGTTTTCAATGCCACGCGGAATCAGTGTGTTGATATCGCCAGACGTTATGGCGCCTTTCATGTCGGTAATCTGAGTGATTTAACCCTGCTCTATTTCGGTTATCCGGTAGCAAGCGATAATGATGCGCGGTTTGCCGCGCGGACTGCGTTGGAAATTATCAGCCTGGCCAACAAGCAACAGTCCCATCTTCAACATCACTATGGGTGCCGATTCAGGTTTCATCTGGCGATTCACAGTGATTTGTACTGGGTTCGGAACAATCAGGTTCCTGATGGATTTGCAAATCATATTGTGAGCGATTTATCGCGATTAGCGAGGGATAGGAGTATTCTTTGCTCCGGAGATAGCGAAATCCTGTTAAAGCCGTTTTATCAGTTGGAAAAGTCCCCCTTGGTTTCATCTGAAAATGAGGGGTGTTTTGAACTCAAGTCGGAACGGGTTCTGGAAGCGTTTGGATTTCTTCGTGGTGTGCGTAATCAACAGCATTTGATTGGTCGCGCGCACGAGCTGAAACAGTTGCGAGCGTTCATTGATGACAGCACAAAAAATGTGATTCATATTTATGGTGAAGCCGGCATCGGTAAAACCCGGTTTATTCAGGAGTTCCGTCAACTGGAGCTGAAACGCGCTCAGTTGATCTTTCAATGCTTGCCTGAGTATCAATCCAATGCGTTGTATCCGGTTTTAACGCTGATTAAGCACGTACTGTTGAAAAGTGCCGTCGCACCGGCCAGGCAACTGTCTGAATTGATGAGTAAAGGATCTTTCATTGGTCCTGCCAATGAAATAAAAACCATCCTTTTAGCATGGCTGAATATCGAATGCTCTGAAAAAGAAGCACTATCTAGTTTAGATCCGGCCATACAAAAATCACTGTTGTTTGAAGGATTGCTTTATCTTCTGTCACAAACGTGTCCACAAGAGGTGGTGTATATTTTTGAGGATATTCATTGGGCGGATTCAATTACGCTTGAGTTTATCGGATTTCTGAATGCTCAAAATATAACATGTGGCAGCAAGGTGATCACCACATCTCGTCAGTCGCTTCCCGATATATTGAAAAACAATCTGTTTAGCTCGATTGTATTACAGCAACTTCCGTTATCTGAAACATCTGAATTCATTGTTGCACTGTTCGATGGAGTGTCCGTTTCTCATGACGTGATGAATGTTCTGCTATCACGCACGGATGGTATTCCTCTATTTATTGAAGAGTTGGTATTTATGTTGAAACGCCACCAGATCACGCATGTTGATCAGGGGCAAGTTCGGTTTGTGGATCAAGAGCGGATCAACACGATACCATTAACACTACGAGAGTCGATTCAAAACAAAGTCGATGGGCTGAACTATGCGAAAGATACGTTGCAACTCGCGGCAACCATCGGTCGGGAGTTTGATTATCATTTGCTGATTGAGGCATCGCCGCTGAGTGATTTACAAATTCAACATGACTTGGAAGAAATGATTGAAAGTCAAATCATTATTCAACAGCGAAAAGTCGATGGTGACAGCTATCTATTTAAACATGCTTTGGTTTGGGAGATAAGTTACGACAGTATCCATTGGAAAACGCGGGAAGAATTGCATGAACTGGTGGCTGAAACCTTGATGAGCATCACCCCGCAGCCGGATCGGTTTGCGAGCCACCAAATCGCGCAGCATTTCCAAAACGCCGGTCAGGCTTTTAAAGCGAGCTGGTGGTATGAAAGTGCGGCAAGCAAAGCCTCTGCGATTTATGCTGTTGATGATGCGATCCAATTGTATCAAGACGCTTTGACGCTTTGCGGCGAATACGAAGCAGATCCGGAGCGGAATGAGTTATACCAACGAATATTGGAAGGCTACACCGCGAATCTGATCCGTAATGGTCAGCATATCAATGCCCGTGAACCACTTGCGAAGCTGATCGCGATGCTACATCAGACACGGGATTATCAAATGCTTGCGGAAACCCAACTGGCATTAGGCAAAACGTTTGAAGTGGTCCACCATCATGAGCAGGCGTTAGAGTACTATAGTGCTGCGCAACAATCTCTTTCGCTATGTGAGCATGCCTCGATCCCAACGCCATCGCCTTGGTGGAAAACCTGGCTGGAATTGAAAAGTGCAGAGCTATATGTCCATTACTGGCTGAGTAATCCGGAAAACATGCAGCACATTTTATCCGAAGTCGAGCCCGTCGCGCTGGAGATCGCTGATCACAGGCAACTGGCGAAATACTACGATAATGTTTTGCATTTATATCTACGGGATAAACGATATATTCTGGGCGAAACCGAGCTTGATGTCGCTAAAAAGGCACTGTATGCGTCTGAACAGTGTGGCGACCAGCTCATTCATGCAAACGCCCTTTTTGTACTGGGATTTTGTTATTGCCACATTCAGGAGAGTCAGTCGGCACAAGAGTATCTGATGGCGGCACTCGCGCTGGCTGAGACATATCAGGACAGAGTGTTACAGACCCGATGTTGTACCTATTTAACTGTCGCTTACAGGCTTATTGGAAATGTGAAGCGGACCCGAGAGTTCGCGTCCCGCTCGCTGCAATTGGCAGAAGAGACAACCATGGATGATTATGTTGCTGCGGCTTTGGCAAATTTGTCCTGGAGTTCCTATTCAGAAAATAACTTTCAACAATCGATTGATGAGCTGGATCAATGTCTGGAAAAATGGGGCGGATTAATTTCTCGCTATCCATTCCCATTCTTATGGTTATCACATCTGCATGCCATTGCGCTTTGTCAGGTTGATGAAATGTTTGCACATAAATACCTTCATCAGGTTCCAAATCTTGCCAAAAACCTTCTTGATGAGAGTCAAGCTAAACTGACGCCGGAAATTGATAAATGTCTTATTAGATTGTCAGAGACAGAAGAGGATTGCCAAAAAATTGGTATTTCTGATTTAATTGATATCGCAAGGACACAGCGTTTTATCTAA
- the nhaC gene encoding Na+/H+ antiporter NhaC produces the protein MNNDTPKIPFTMAILPIILMVGAMLVTIVIFEGSPHIPLVFGTMTAALVAWIHGYKWQHIEDSIYSGIKLALPAVVIILLVGIAIGAWIGGGVVASMIYYGLQILSPSLFLVSITLICAVVSIAIGSSWSTMGTIGVAGMGIGISMGIPAPMVAGAVISGAYFGDKMSPLSDTTNLAAGLTGTDLFEHIKHMLYTTVPGLLIALTVYWYLGQSFSAGDAEFEQISTTMAILRDNFVISPWLLLIPVFVIFLVTRKVPALPALFAGILLGFLSQIFIQGGSVAEAVKALQTGFSIDTGNDMVDGLFNRGGLESMMYTVSMTIVAMTLGGILENTGMLKSIVEKIISSSKSAKSLIPTTISSCFLTNASCSEQYISVVVPARMFASTYQEKGLHSKNLSRALEDGGTLTSVFIPWNTCGVFILATLGVGAVEYAPYAILNFVVPMISIIFALTGFSIVKLQNTNDETHSHIEEHDGVDPQRQQTNI, from the coding sequence ATGAACAACGATACTCCAAAAATACCCTTCACCATGGCAATTCTGCCGATCATCCTGATGGTCGGTGCCATGCTGGTAACCATTGTCATATTTGAAGGTAGCCCACATATACCTCTTGTATTTGGCACCATGACCGCAGCGCTGGTCGCCTGGATTCATGGCTATAAGTGGCAGCACATAGAAGATAGTATCTATAGTGGCATCAAACTGGCTCTCCCCGCCGTCGTAATTATCCTGCTGGTTGGTATTGCCATTGGCGCTTGGATTGGTGGTGGCGTTGTCGCCAGCATGATTTACTACGGGTTGCAAATACTTTCTCCATCTCTGTTTCTTGTTTCCATTACTCTGATCTGTGCCGTAGTGTCTATTGCCATCGGTAGTTCGTGGTCCACCATGGGCACCATCGGTGTGGCTGGCATGGGTATTGGTATCAGCATGGGTATCCCCGCCCCCATGGTTGCCGGTGCCGTGATATCCGGTGCCTATTTTGGGGACAAGATGTCTCCCCTGTCCGATACCACCAACCTGGCCGCGGGACTAACCGGTACCGATCTTTTTGAGCATATTAAACATATGCTCTACACCACCGTACCCGGACTGCTGATCGCCTTAACCGTATACTGGTACCTGGGTCAGAGCTTCTCTGCCGGCGACGCCGAGTTTGAACAAATCAGCACGACTATGGCCATATTGCGGGACAACTTTGTCATTTCTCCCTGGCTATTGTTGATCCCAGTCTTCGTGATTTTTCTGGTCACCCGGAAGGTACCAGCTCTGCCGGCCTTATTCGCGGGTATTTTGCTGGGTTTTCTGAGCCAGATTTTCATTCAGGGTGGCTCTGTGGCGGAAGCGGTGAAAGCACTGCAAACCGGCTTCAGCATTGACACCGGTAACGACATGGTCGACGGTCTGTTCAATCGGGGCGGCTTGGAGTCCATGATGTATACGGTCTCCATGACTATTGTCGCTATGACTCTGGGAGGGATACTGGAAAACACCGGTATGCTGAAATCTATCGTTGAAAAAATAATCAGCTCGTCCAAGTCGGCAAAAAGCCTGATCCCGACCACCATTTCTTCCTGCTTCCTGACCAACGCAAGCTGTTCGGAGCAGTATATCTCTGTCGTCGTGCCCGCCAGAATGTTTGCCAGTACTTATCAGGAAAAGGGACTGCACTCTAAGAATCTGTCCCGGGCACTGGAAGATGGCGGGACCCTGACTTCCGTCTTTATTCCTTGGAATACCTGCGGCGTCTTTATTCTGGCAACTCTTGGGGTTGGTGCCGTTGAGTACGCTCCCTATGCAATACTCAACTTTGTGGTTCCCATGATCTCCATCATCTTTGCGTTGACCGGTTTTTCCATCGTTAAGCTGCAAAATACCAATGACGAAACGCATAGTCACATTGAAGAACACGATGGTGTTGATCCGCAAAGGCAACAAACTAATATCTGA
- a CDS encoding ornithine cyclodeaminase — MTRFIDVDCLSRHVGSVGADKFMEKLVTFIEQDFLRWKDFDKSARLAAHSDIGVIELMPVADAQQYSFKYVNGHPANTEKGMLTVMAFGVLADVDTGYPVLLSELTLTTALRTAATSVMVAKKLARKNSRTMALIGNGSQSEFQALAFHKLLGIEEIRCFDVDPLASEKLKRNLRKVEGLTITICDSAKEAVKNVDIITTVTADKRLATILTPDMVAPGVHINAVGGDCPGKTELHMDVLTQGRIFVEFEPQSRIEGDIQQLPAEYQVTEFWEVLSGTKPGRTSDEEITIFDSVGFALEDYSALRLLLDISQQNNLGELIDLVPQPDNSKDLYALLYQDENAELMQAI; from the coding sequence ATGACTCGATTTATTGATGTTGATTGCCTTAGCCGGCATGTAGGTTCTGTAGGTGCCGATAAGTTCATGGAAAAACTAGTGACGTTTATCGAGCAGGACTTCCTTCGCTGGAAAGATTTTGACAAATCCGCCAGATTGGCAGCTCACAGCGACATCGGCGTAATTGAGCTGATGCCAGTTGCAGATGCTCAGCAATATTCTTTCAAATATGTGAATGGTCATCCAGCCAACACCGAGAAAGGTATGCTGACGGTCATGGCATTTGGTGTGCTGGCTGATGTCGATACCGGTTATCCGGTTCTGCTTTCCGAGCTGACGCTGACCACGGCCCTGCGCACAGCCGCCACCTCGGTGATGGTCGCAAAAAAACTGGCCAGAAAAAACTCCCGTACCATGGCCCTGATTGGCAATGGCTCCCAAAGCGAGTTTCAGGCGTTGGCTTTCCATAAACTGCTGGGGATCGAAGAAATACGCTGCTTTGACGTTGATCCGCTGGCAAGTGAAAAACTCAAGCGTAACCTTCGTAAAGTGGAAGGTCTGACCATCACCATCTGTGATTCGGCGAAAGAAGCGGTCAAGAATGTTGATATCATCACGACTGTTACCGCAGACAAACGTTTAGCGACCATTTTGACCCCGGACATGGTGGCACCCGGGGTGCATATCAACGCTGTGGGGGGAGACTGCCCCGGAAAAACCGAGCTTCACATGGATGTTCTGACACAAGGCAGAATTTTTGTTGAGTTTGAGCCTCAAAGCCGTATTGAGGGTGATATTCAGCAACTGCCGGCTGAGTATCAGGTGACCGAGTTTTGGGAAGTACTGAGTGGTACTAAGCCAGGAAGAACGTCCGATGAGGAAATTACAATCTTTGATTCGGTCGGTTTTGCATTAGAAGATTACTCAGCGCTGCGTTTGCTACTTGATATTTCTCAACAAAACAATTTGGGTGAGTTAATCGATTTGGTTCCGCAACCAGATAACTCAAAAGATCTTTATGCATTGTTATATCAGGATGAGAACGCTGAATTAATGCAGGCTATCTAA
- a CDS encoding Lrp/AsnC family transcriptional regulator, translating to MDSIDHIDRQLIGHLRMNARQPVAWLAKAVGVSRATIQNRMSRLEKRGIINGYTALVSSGANEQLAMVRALMSIDLEGDASRKVRTELMSEPCVCAIHSTNGRWDMVLELQARSLEEFDGVLGRIREINGISTSETSILLSSHRIGNQHI from the coding sequence ATGGATTCTATCGACCACATAGACCGCCAGCTGATAGGTCACCTGAGAATGAATGCTCGCCAGCCCGTGGCCTGGTTAGCAAAGGCCGTTGGCGTTTCCCGTGCCACCATTCAGAACCGTATGAGTCGGCTGGAGAAGCGGGGAATCATCAATGGCTATACCGCGCTGGTTTCAAGTGGTGCCAATGAACAACTCGCGATGGTCAGGGCGTTAATGAGCATTGATCTGGAAGGGGATGCGTCCAGAAAGGTACGAACAGAGCTGATGAGTGAGCCCTGCGTGTGCGCCATTCACTCAACGAACGGGCGTTGGGATATGGTATTGGAGTTGCAAGCACGCTCGCTGGAAGAATTTGACGGTGTGCTGGGCCGGATCAGAGAGATTAACGGTATTTCTACCTCGGAAACCAGCATATTGCTGTCGTCTCACCGCATCGGCAATCAGCACATATGA